Within the Microbacterium terricola genome, the region CCGGCGCCAGTGGATCGACGGCTACCGCGGTGAGCTCGGCTTCGTCACCGTCGTGCTCCACGACATCCGCACCCCGTGAGGGCATGAGCAGGAAGGCCGACAAGCCTTCCGTGGCACCGCTCTCACGATGACTCTGGCGTCGGTCCCGCGACCGCCCTATCTTGTGTGTCAGCGTCTGGCGCTCCACAGGACGCGACCCCACCACAACTCGTCGCCTTCAGCGACGCCATTTTGAAGGGAAGTCGAATGCCAGAAAGCAAGCCGACCATTGTCCTCGTCCACGGTGCCTGGGCGGACGCGTCCAGCTGGAACGCTGTCAGCGTGCCGCTGCAGGCGGAGGGGTACACGGTGCTCGCGCCGCCGAACGAGCTGCGCGGCCTGACGGGGGACTCGGCCTACATCGCGTCGTTCCTCGCGCAGCGCACCAGCGGTCCCGTCGTGCTCGTCGGGCACTCGTACGGGGGTGCCGTGATCACCAACGCGGGTGCTCAGGGCGGCGACGTCAAGGCGCTCGTCTACGTCGACGCCTTCATCCCCGACGAGGGGGAGACCGTCGTGGGGATCCTCGAGGGCTCGGGGTCGGCACTCGCGGTCGCCGACCCGACGACAGTCCTCGATGTCGCGGGATATCCGGGGGCCCCCGAAGGGGCGGCCGAGGCCTTCCTGAAGCCGGACACCGTGCACACGGCGTTCGCCCAGGACCTGCCGGAAGCGGACCGATGGACGATCGTCGCGACGCAGCGGCCGGCGTCGTTCGTCGCCAACGTCACCCCGTCGGGGGCGCCGGCGTGGAAGAAGATCCCCAGCTGGGCGGTGCTCGGCACCGACGACCTGGTCATCCCGATCGACACGCAGCGCCGCATGGCCGAGCGGGCGAACGCGACGGTGACCGAAGTCGACGCTTCCCACGTGTCGATGGTGTCGCAGCCGGAGGCGACGCTCGCCGCGATCCGTGCGGCGGTCGCCGCGATCAGCTGATGGCGAATCCACTCGAGAACCTGACGACGTCCGTGCCGTCCTGGGGCGCGAAGCTCGTGTTCGGCGAGAGCACCACGATCGGCGGGCGGGAAGTCATCCCGGCGGCTCTCGTGATCTTCGGGTTCGGTGGCGGGGGCGGCTCGGGCAAGTGGCCGGGTCGCGGACCCGTCCCGGAAGGCGAAGGCGAAGGGAGCGGCGGGGGCGGAGGTGGCTATGCCCTGCCGATCGGGGCGTACGTGGGCGGGCCGGACGGGTTGAAGTTCCGCCCCAACCCGGTTGCGCTGATCATCGCCAGCGTGCCGCTCGTGTCCGCCATCGGCTGGGCGATCGCCCGCATCGTCAGTGCGGTGAAGCTCGCACGGGACTGAGCCGTGAGCATCGTCGGCGGAGGGTACCGGCACGGGCTGCGGCGGCTGCGTCCGCGACCGACAGATGAAGGGGGCCGCGCGGCGACGCCGCTCGAGCTTCTCTTCGACCTGACGTTCGTCGCCTCGTTCGCTGTGGCGGGGACCGAGCTCGCCCACGGAATCGCGGACGGCCACGCCGGAGCAGCGACTGTCGCGTTCCTCTTCGCCATGTTCGCGGTGGTGTGGGCATGGATCAGCGTGAGCTGGTTCGCGTCGGCCTTCGACAACGACGACTGGCTGTTCCGCGTGCTGACCATGGTGCAGATGACCGGCGTCATCGTGCTCGCGATCGGGCTGCCGCCCCTGTTCGCGTCCATCGAAGCCGGCGCCCTTCTCGACAACGGCGTGATGGTCGCCGGCTACGTCATCATCCGCGGTGCGCTCGTCGTGCAGTGGATGCGGGCGGCACGCGCCAACCGCGAGTACCTGCCGCTGGCGGTGACGTACGCGGTGTTCGTCGGCGTCGCACAGGCGGGCTGGGTGCTGATCGCACTGCTCCCCGTGACCGCCGCGGCGGGGCTGGCGGCGGCGGTCGTCCTCTTCGGAGTCGAGGCGCTCGGGCCGATCGTCGCCGAACGCAACCGGGCAGGGCGCGACGGCGGTTCCACCCCGTGGCATCCCCATCACCTCGCCGAGCGGTTCGCACTGCTGACGATCATCGCGCTGGGCGAGACGGTCTTCGGCACCCTCTCGTCGTCCGCCGAGATCTCCCGCATCCAAGGGTGGACGGTCGACGTCATCGTGGTGGTCGGGGTGGGGATCGCGATGTCGTTCGCTCTGTGGTGGACGTACTTCCTCCTGCCCCACGCATCCGTCCTCGCCGCCCGGCGGGAGAAGGCCATCCCGTGGGGGTATGCGCACATCCTGCTGTTCGCCGCGATCGCCGCGGTGGGAGCGGGCCTGCACCTCGTCGGCTACGCCTACGATCCGGAGTACGACGTCGACGACACGACCGTGGCCGCATCCATCGCCCTTCCCGTGGTCATCTTCATGGTCGTCCGCTACGGCCTGCAGGCATGGCTGCTGTCCGGATCACCGCGCGACGGTGTCGTGCAGCTCGCTGCGGCGGCGCTGCCGGTGCTCGCGATCGCGCTCGCGGCCGCCGGCGTCCCGTTGTGGGCATGCCTGATCGTCGTCCTGGCGTCGCCGTTGTCCGTCATCCTCTCGTTCGAACTCGGCGGATGGCGGGCGCTCGACGCGCAGCTGGCACGCGTGATAGGCGATGCGGGGCCTGAGGGCGACCGCATCCGAGGGTGAAGCGCGTGGGTTCGCTACGCTCACCCCATGTCGGATACAGAACCGGTGGGTTCCGTCAAGGGTTCGCCTCTCGTCGAGTTGACCGTCCTCAAGGTGCTCGCCGTCTTCGGGCTGGGGCTCGGACTTCTGCTGCTGCTCATCGGCGCAGCCGATCTGAGTCCTGGCTACGACGACACGTGGGACGAGAGCGCGAAGAGGGCCGCGCAACTGTCTGCGGGGTGGATCATCTCGACGGCGGGCTTCATGTCGATGCTCGCGGCGCTGGTCCTCGCCGGAGTGAGGAGAATCGTCGATCCGCCGGGGCCGAACCGCCTGGCGTCCACTCCCGGGTCTCCGACTTCGCTCTCGGACGCAGAAGGCGGCCAGTAGGTCGTCGGCCCCCGGCCACGTGAGGACACCGGTGGTATCCGGCGCTCGCGCGGAGCATGCTCGGATCATGAGCACTCCGGACTGGATCCACCACCCACGGCTCGTCGCCTGGGTGGCAGAAATGGCAGATCTCTGCACTCCCACCGACGTCCATTGGTGCGATGGCTCGGACGAGGAATACGACGCACTGTGCGAGCAGCTCGTCGAGGCGGGCACGTTCATCCGGCTCGATCCGGAGAAGCGTCCCCGCAGCTTCCTGGCGCGCAGTGACGCGAGCGACGTCGCCCGAGTGGAGGAGCGCACCTTCATCTGCGCGCGCAGCGAAGAGGACGCCGGCCCGACGAACAACTGGATGGAGCCGAGGGAGATGATGCGGACGCTGCGCGGGCTGTTCGCAGGGTCGATGGCGGGCCGCACGATGTATGTGGTCCCGTTCAGCATGGGGCCGCTCGGCTCTCCGATCGCCCAGATCGGC harbors:
- a CDS encoding alpha/beta fold hydrolase, with the protein product MPESKPTIVLVHGAWADASSWNAVSVPLQAEGYTVLAPPNELRGLTGDSAYIASFLAQRTSGPVVLVGHSYGGAVITNAGAQGGDVKALVYVDAFIPDEGETVVGILEGSGSALAVADPTTVLDVAGYPGAPEGAAEAFLKPDTVHTAFAQDLPEADRWTIVATQRPASFVANVTPSGAPAWKKIPSWAVLGTDDLVIPIDTQRRMAERANATVTEVDASHVSMVSQPEATLAAIRAAVAAIS
- a CDS encoding low temperature requirement protein A yields the protein MSIVGGGYRHGLRRLRPRPTDEGGRAATPLELLFDLTFVASFAVAGTELAHGIADGHAGAATVAFLFAMFAVVWAWISVSWFASAFDNDDWLFRVLTMVQMTGVIVLAIGLPPLFASIEAGALLDNGVMVAGYVIIRGALVVQWMRAARANREYLPLAVTYAVFVGVAQAGWVLIALLPVTAAAGLAAAVVLFGVEALGPIVAERNRAGRDGGSTPWHPHHLAERFALLTIIALGETVFGTLSSSAEISRIQGWTVDVIVVVGVGIAMSFALWWTYFLLPHASVLAARREKAIPWGYAHILLFAAIAAVGAGLHLVGYAYDPEYDVDDTTVAASIALPVVIFMVVRYGLQAWLLSGSPRDGVVQLAAAALPVLAIALAAAGVPLWACLIVVLASPLSVILSFELGGWRALDAQLARVIGDAGPEGDRIRG